In a single window of the Chondrocystis sp. NIES-4102 genome:
- a CDS encoding Sec-independent protein translocase, TatC subunit, protein MSSPNLDTPVTEKERQAYLDELPEEVEMSLFDHLEELRLRIFYALIAVVVAAIGCFIFVRPLVRILEVPAQDVRFLQLAPGEFFFVSIKVAGYSGMVLASPMILYQIVRFVLPGLTRRERRLLAPVIFGSSILFFAGLLFAYIALIPAALNFFINYGSDVVEQSWSIDKYFEFVLLLLFSTGLAFQIPVIQLILGFLGIVSSGQMLAGWRYVVLGSVVMGAILTPSTDPLTQSLLAGAVLALYFGGIGAVKVIGK, encoded by the coding sequence ATGTCATCACCCAATTTAGATACCCCCGTTACCGAAAAAGAGAGACAAGCTTACTTAGACGAACTTCCTGAAGAAGTCGAAATGTCTTTGTTTGATCATTTAGAAGAATTACGTTTAAGAATTTTCTACGCTCTAATTGCAGTAGTAGTTGCTGCTATAGGTTGTTTTATCTTTGTCAGACCTTTAGTGCGTATTTTAGAAGTACCCGCGCAAGATGTACGATTTTTGCAATTAGCTCCTGGAGAGTTTTTCTTTGTCTCAATTAAGGTGGCTGGTTATAGTGGTATGGTTTTGGCAAGTCCGATGATTCTTTATCAAATTGTGCGCTTTGTCTTACCTGGTTTGACTCGGCGCGAGCGTCGTTTACTTGCTCCTGTCATTTTCGGATCTAGTATTTTGTTTTTTGCAGGATTACTTTTTGCTTATATTGCTTTAATTCCTGCTGCACTCAATTTCTTTATTAATTATGGTAGCGATGTAGTTGAGCAGTCCTGGTCGATTGATAAATACTTTGAATTTGTTTTATTATTGCTATTTAGTACAGGCTTGGCTTTTCAAATACCTGTAATTCAATTAATTTTAGGCTTTTTAGGGATTGTATCTTCAGGGCAAATGTTGGCAGGTTGGCGTTACGTTGTACTAGGTTCGGTTGTTATGGGAGCAATTTTAACTCCTTCTACCGATCCTCTGACGCAATCTTTATTAGCTGGAGCAGTATTAGCTTTGTATTTTGGTGGGATAGGTGCAGTTAAGGTGATTGGTAAGTAA
- a CDS encoding ferritin Dps family protein, whose translation MIDWYCQQPKLNENTMSVAEGLLRPFGHVEDNPVLLDKSVTEPVCEGLNTALSSFQGLYLQYQKHHFVVEGSEFYSLHEFFASSYEEVQGHVHDLAERLNGLGGIPAASFTKLAELCCFTLEADGVFGERQMVEHDLAAEQEIIQLLRRLAAQCESLGDRASRYLYEQILLKTEERAYHLDHFLVHDSLTLAFVGNGKN comes from the coding sequence GTGATAGATTGGTATTGTCAACAACCTAAACTTAATGAAAATACCATGTCTGTAGCTGAAGGTTTGTTACGTCCATTTGGACACGTAGAAGATAATCCTGTATTACTAGACAAAAGCGTTACTGAGCCTGTCTGTGAAGGATTGAATACAGCTTTATCCAGTTTTCAAGGTTTGTATTTACAATATCAGAAACATCACTTTGTAGTTGAAGGGTCAGAATTTTACTCTTTACACGAGTTTTTTGCATCTAGCTACGAAGAAGTGCAAGGACACGTTCATGATTTGGCTGAAAGACTCAATGGGTTAGGAGGAATTCCTGCTGCTAGTTTTACTAAGTTAGCAGAGTTATGCTGTTTTACCCTTGAAGCTGATGGTGTATTTGGTGAGCGTCAGATGGTAGAACATGATTTAGCAGCAGAACAAGAAATAATTCAGTTACTACGCCGTTTAGCTGCTCAATGCGAAAGTTTGGGCGATCGCGCTAGTCGTTATCTCTATGAACAAATCTTGCTAAAAACTGAAGAAAGAGCCTATCACTTAGATCATTTCCTAGTCCACGACAGTTTGACTCTGGCTTTTGTAGGTAACGGCAAGAACTAA